The Paenibacillus yonginensis genome segment TGTAACCATTAATGGGACCATTTCAATAGAATCCATTATGTTATCTGGTACACAAATTACTCCAGAATCATCTGTTAAAAACCAGTCAAGGGAACCATGAACCTTTAAAAGTTCAACTTTTTCATAAGTTGCACTAGGTAGCCCTCTAAATGTTTTCTGATATTCACCAAAAAAAACCGTTATTCATGCTAAGAAATGCTTGATCAATAGCGTATTCAGCTAAACGGTCATAATTTGTTGTAACCACCTTTATTTTTTGATTAGCAGTCCTTCCAAGATGTTGTAAGAGTCTTCCAAGAGGTAATGTTATTTCGTTTCTAATAACTTTTTGAAAAACCGTTATATCATGTGCCAATATTAAGTCCCTTGTCTTTTTTACTATTTCTCTTTCAAGTTCTCTAGATAGTGATACCTCGTGAAGTGCACTTTCAAGATCCTTCCCTGATTGAATTGCTGTAATAAAATCTGACCATCTAGCTTCATCCTTTGGTTCAGGCCTTATAATGTCGATTAAATACTTGGCCAATTGCGGCATTCCTGCATAACCATATGCGGCTGATGCTCCACTACCCAATACAGTTACCGGGACTAAAGATATACAGCGTTGAATCAACTTTAAGCTACTCTCTGAAATATTATGCCTCAGGATAATCCCCCCAAAAAAATCCCCAACAAGTAAGTATTTCGACACAATCCCTCTTTTTTCCTTTTTATGTTATAAAATAAACAGAAAATTCTGTATTAATTTTCTTTCATGGTAGTAACCAAGGATAACGTGGGAGAGCGCATCGCTGGCAGCGATGAGGTCAGGGGTTCGATCCCCCTAGGCTCCATAATGAAAAAAGCCTTTAAGCACAAGGAATTCCGAGTGTTTGTAGGCTTTTTTCTATGCTTGGACAGTGATTGTTTCTCATCTTTACAAGCCTGAAATGAGATTCTATAATGTTAACTGTATGTGTAGAAGTTCGAAAGGGGAATCCATAAGTGGCAGTTGTTTGCTTGTAGGCGGCAAAAGTGCAAAATTTCGTGAGTTCGTTCACGGAATACGTATGCCCTTTTGACCTAATACAAGGAACTTCTCGCATCGTATTTTTTGGATACCGACGGAGTGCCTTATTTGAGGTACTCCGTTTTTTTGGGTGAACTGAGGAGGAAAACACATGCTAACGCCATTTATGGAAAACCACGAATTTAATTTGATCAAGCGCCTGTTGGGGCGCCTCGAATATAACATCAAAACCACAGCCGACCAGAAAGTTATATCGGCCATCCGGCACACGACTTGGACCCGGGTCATGGAGATGTTCCCTGCTATGACGGAGGAACAGAAGCGGTTTTTCGACCGGATTCCGACGCTAAACCGTGCCGAGGAGTTCCATGCTTATTTGAGCGAGCTGGAGTCATGCGTGACAGCCTTTCCGCAGGTAACGGAACAGCAGCTGAAGAAGCTTTATCCCAAAATTAAAAAGCTGAAGCTTCCGCCGCTGTCCGAGCTCGATTTCCGCTTCCTGACCTATATCGGCTGGGCCGACATTTCAACGAATAAACTATTCATCGTCTACAATCTGGACGGGAAAATGACGGGCATTGAGGGCCGGTTCACCCCGACGAACAAGAAGGGGGTCTGCTGCCTCTGCAACAAGCATGAAGAGGTGGCCTTCGTGACCGCGCAGACGAAAGCCAAGGGACCGGCATTGGATCATTTTGGGCGGGTCGGAAATTATATGTGCATCGACAGCGCCAAGTGCAACCAGAATATTACCGATGTGTCTCAACTGGAACGGTTTATGAAGGATGTTTTAAACTAACCAAGCTAGTTTTGAGAGAAATAGAGAAGCTTTCGGGGGGAATCCCGGAGAATGTACACGGGCAGGCCGACCGGCCTGCCCGTGTTATTTTCCTTTGAGCTATCGGATCGGGATCGGGAAATAGGTTTAGTGGATCAGCAGCACAAGAGGGGGCGCCTGGATATCGCTGCTCATGAACAGGTTGTGTCGCCCCAAGGGCCATAAACTGTATCCTAAAGGAACTGAGGACTGGAGAACGATCCAGCCGTACAAAAGCAACAGCAGCTTCTCCCGGTCCATCCGTATCTATTGACTAGGCAGTGCCTTAATCAGCGCACGAATAGTTTTAGATTGGCCCAGATCAGGGGAGGCATGCGATGAGTATAAGGCTTTCAATATTCGCAATTTACAAACCGATGGTCGGTTTGTATAATGGAATTAACGATCGGGATTTTTCTCACAGAAGACATAGAAAGTTTGGAGGCTGACATGAAAAACGAAGAGCGAAGACAACAAACGATTCGCAAACTGCTTGATGCAACCAAAGAATTGCTGCAGGACAAAAGCTGCCATGTCGTTACCCTTAAGGACATCATGGATAAAACGGAATTATCCAAGGGCGCTATTTTCCATTATGTGAAGAGCAAAGACGAGATTTTCACCTGGATTCTGCAGGAACGGCTTGAGGAAATCAATCAACGGTTTATGAAGGAGGTGGAACAAAGCGGCAGCCGATTCGACGAGCCGATGCAGGCCATCTCAAACAGTCTGAGGACTTTGGAGGATCCCCAAGAAGTAACAAACAAAATTCTTATGTATTTGCTGGGAAAAGAAGAGGACCCGCTCATCGCTGAAGCTCTTCGGGGCTTTAAGGACAGATCCGTGCAGCTAGCCAAACAATGGATCATGACGGGGCAGCAGCATGGAGTGATTCGCCCGTCAATTGACGCGGATCAAACTTCAGAGTTATTTGTCCTGTTATCGTTTGGCCTGCGTGTCGGTTCTACCATCTGCTCGGCTCCTGCCTCCTTTGGTTCCGGGGAGCTGTCATCTTTTATGGCCAAGATGTTAAAAAACGAATCTTTAAAGAACTAACCTTAAAAAACTAGTCTGCCGGTTTGCAGAGACTACTAAACGTTAGGAGAGAGGTTTATGGCGCCATTTATTGCGTTTGTTTTTTCTTTTTTGGTGTTCCGGGTGATCGGTCTGCTGGGGTGGAGCTACTTTGACAATTGGCACTTTTCGCTTGCAGGAGCCGTAACCATTATGCTGCTGCTCGCGGCTTCAGCCCACTGGGGAAAAAGAAGGAAGGATCTGATTCGTATGGTCCCGCCTAAATTTCCTAATAAAGAAGGGATCGTGACCTTCACTGGGCTGCTGGAAATCGCGGGAGCGATTGGAATTTCATTGCCGGTGCCGGCTATTGCTCTTGCCGCTTCGATCGGTTTGACACTGCTGCTGATCGCTATGTTCCCTGCCAATGTATACGCAGCTAGAGAAAACTTGACGATGGGCGGCAAACCTGTGCCAAAGCTGATGATCCGGCTGCCGCTTCAACTGGTCTTCATCGGATCGGTTCTCTTGGCGTCGCCCATGTTTGGTTAGGACGATCGGGTACTCGCCGTCTGAGTCAATTTGGCTTTCGCCCCTTTGCCGCTTGGCAGTAATGGGAGCGATGCTGAGCCGGGAGCCCTAGTAAATCGAATTTAATTGAATATTTTTCCAATATAAGGATATCCTGTTGTTAGTTGTGAGCGTGAAAGGAATTTAAGCGGTGAATGCCATGTTTTGGGAAAATACAATTTGGTTTGTTTTACTCGGAATGACAACGATTCTGGAATTGGTCTTGATTTTCCGGAAAGCCGATGACCGAAAGCGCACAGCAGCAGTATATTTAACCATCAGCGGGATGACGTTCTGTTTTGAAATGTTTGTTTTATCCTATTTAAAGGCATATGACTATTATCCGAAAATCTTCCCCGACTCTCCTGCAGACGATAATATTGCCGGGAATTTGTTTTCCCAGTTCTCGGTTTCGGCCACGGCCCTACTGCTGGCGGTTTTTGATCTGAATGGGGTGTGGAAGCTGATCTTTATTGCGGCGTACAGCGGCATTGAAGAAGGTTTTAAAGCGTTGGGGATTTACCGTCAGCACTGGTA includes the following:
- a CDS encoding DoxX family protein, yielding MAPFIAFVFSFLVFRVIGLLGWSYFDNWHFSLAGAVTIMLLLAASAHWGKRRKDLIRMVPPKFPNKEGIVTFTGLLEIAGAIGISLPVPAIALAASIGLTLLLIAMFPANVYAARENLTMGGKPVPKLMIRLPLQLVFIGSVLLASPMFG
- a CDS encoding FusB/FusC family EF-G-binding protein, which encodes MLTPFMENHEFNLIKRLLGRLEYNIKTTADQKVISAIRHTTWTRVMEMFPAMTEEQKRFFDRIPTLNRAEEFHAYLSELESCVTAFPQVTEQQLKKLYPKIKKLKLPPLSELDFRFLTYIGWADISTNKLFIVYNLDGKMTGIEGRFTPTNKKGVCCLCNKHEEVAFVTAQTKAKGPALDHFGRVGNYMCIDSAKCNQNITDVSQLERFMKDVLN
- a CDS encoding TetR/AcrR family transcriptional regulator — encoded protein: MKNEERRQQTIRKLLDATKELLQDKSCHVVTLKDIMDKTELSKGAIFHYVKSKDEIFTWILQERLEEINQRFMKEVEQSGSRFDEPMQAISNSLRTLEDPQEVTNKILMYLLGKEEDPLIAEALRGFKDRSVQLAKQWIMTGQQHGVIRPSIDADQTSELFVLLSFGLRVGSTICSAPASFGSGELSSFMAKMLKNESLKN